Proteins encoded together in one Luteimonas fraxinea window:
- a CDS encoding AI-2E family transporter, whose product MIQTDPANADIARFLKRLQWGLVAFAVGYVIWLLGPILTPFVLALLLGWLGDPLVDRLERRGRSRAVAVTLVFLLMTLLLALVLIILVPMIERQIVTLIDSLPQYRDWLLGTALPWIEQRTGYEVMSWLDTDRLIELIRGHWQQAGGVAATVLAYASRSGFAILALVINLVLVPILAFYFMRDWDLLVERVAALIPRDHIDTATRLARETSESLGGFLRGQFLVMLGQGAIYAVGMSIVGLRLGLLIGMVAGLISFIPYLGATVGILLALIAAIVQAQGFDWQLLILIGVVFTIGQLVESYVLTPRLVGDRIGLHPVAVIFAVLAGGQLFGFLGMLLALPVAAVVNVLLRYAHERYTHSRLYAGDKPDIEIAGAATSQRPVIIVTDTKGLDGER is encoded by the coding sequence ATGATCCAGACCGACCCCGCGAACGCCGACATCGCGCGTTTCCTCAAGCGCCTGCAATGGGGTCTGGTGGCGTTCGCCGTCGGCTACGTGATCTGGCTGCTCGGCCCGATCCTGACGCCGTTCGTGCTGGCGCTGCTGCTCGGCTGGCTCGGCGATCCGCTGGTCGATCGCCTCGAGCGTCGCGGCCGGTCGCGTGCGGTCGCGGTGACGCTGGTGTTCCTGTTGATGACGCTGCTGCTGGCGCTGGTGCTGATCATCCTGGTGCCGATGATCGAGCGGCAGATCGTCACCCTGATCGACAGCCTGCCGCAGTACCGCGACTGGCTGCTCGGCACCGCGCTGCCTTGGATCGAGCAGCGCACCGGCTACGAAGTGATGTCGTGGCTGGACACCGACCGCCTGATCGAACTGATTCGCGGCCACTGGCAGCAGGCCGGCGGCGTCGCGGCGACGGTGCTGGCCTATGCATCGCGTTCGGGCTTTGCGATCCTCGCGCTGGTCATCAATCTGGTGCTGGTGCCGATCCTAGCGTTCTACTTCATGCGCGACTGGGATCTGCTGGTCGAGCGCGTGGCCGCGCTCATCCCGCGCGACCATATCGACACCGCGACCCGCCTCGCACGCGAAACCAGCGAATCGCTGGGTGGCTTCCTGCGCGGCCAGTTCCTGGTGATGCTGGGACAGGGCGCGATCTATGCGGTCGGCATGTCGATCGTCGGCCTGCGTCTGGGCCTGCTGATCGGCATGGTCGCCGGCCTGATCAGTTTCATTCCGTATCTCGGCGCGACCGTCGGCATCCTGCTCGCGCTGATCGCGGCCATCGTGCAGGCGCAGGGCTTCGACTGGCAGCTGCTGATCCTGATCGGCGTGGTGTTCACGATCGGCCAGCTGGTCGAGAGCTACGTGCTGACGCCGCGTCTGGTCGGTGATCGCATCGGCCTGCATCCGGTCGCGGTGATCTTCGCCGTGCTCGCGGGCGGCCAGCTGTTCGGCTTCCTCGGCATGCTGCTGGCGCTGCCGGTGGCCGCGGTCGTCAACGTGCTGCTGCGCTACGCGCACGAGCGCTACACGCACAGCCGCCTGTACGCCGGCGACAAGCCGGACATCGAAATCGCAGGTGCGGCGACGTCGCAGCGTCCGGTGATCATCGTGACCGACACCAAGGGTCTGGACGGCGAGCGTTGA
- a CDS encoding DUF2066 domain-containing protein, which produces MHRPKRSFNMMTWLLAALLGTFAVSGTASAQRVEGDRAAAVGLYAAEIPVRSQSESEREAGFTRALAQVLGKLSGDRNAAQRPGVSQELRRAAQYVEGYDYRQDEGVSSRGSPTFTTTLVVRFRQDDVDAVAGALGLPVWPDPRPKPVMWLAIDDGSGPRLVALQQNNVARPTLQRAIERGYRLGLPTGNAAEQAAVGAIWRGDTASVARISSRYNPPMQLIGKLYRDGAGWKADWIFVDSGRVLARWSETGADARRTLASGADGAADALTKRYARTSPTGAPSTQAIVFSGINSSADYVKLSAQLQRMSVVRGIRPVRATPLGLEVQLDLLTGLTGFRRMADENVFVEADGNIEGVTPVFHLR; this is translated from the coding sequence ATGCACCGCCCGAAGCGCTCGTTCAACATGATGACGTGGCTGCTGGCCGCGCTGCTGGGCACGTTCGCCGTGTCGGGAACCGCTTCCGCGCAGCGCGTGGAAGGCGACCGGGCCGCGGCCGTCGGCCTGTATGCGGCTGAAATTCCGGTGCGCAGCCAGAGCGAATCCGAGCGCGAGGCCGGCTTCACCCGCGCGCTGGCGCAGGTGCTCGGCAAGCTGTCGGGCGACCGCAACGCGGCCCAGCGCCCGGGCGTGTCGCAGGAACTCCGCCGCGCGGCCCAGTACGTCGAGGGCTATGATTACCGCCAGGACGAGGGCGTGTCCTCGCGCGGCTCGCCGACCTTCACCACCACGCTGGTCGTGCGCTTCCGCCAGGACGATGTGGACGCCGTTGCCGGCGCGCTGGGCCTGCCGGTGTGGCCGGATCCGCGGCCCAAGCCGGTGATGTGGCTGGCGATCGACGACGGCTCCGGCCCGCGTCTCGTCGCGCTGCAGCAGAACAACGTGGCCCGCCCGACGCTGCAGCGTGCGATCGAGCGCGGCTACCGCCTCGGCCTGCCGACCGGCAACGCCGCCGAGCAGGCCGCAGTGGGTGCGATCTGGCGCGGTGACACCGCTTCCGTCGCGCGCATCTCGTCGCGCTACAACCCGCCGATGCAGCTGATCGGCAAGCTCTACCGCGACGGCGCCGGCTGGAAGGCCGACTGGATTTTCGTCGACAGCGGCCGCGTGCTCGCGCGCTGGAGCGAGACCGGCGCCGATGCCCGTCGCACGCTGGCCAGCGGCGCCGACGGCGCAGCCGATGCATTGACCAAGCGTTATGCGCGTACCAGCCCGACCGGTGCGCCGTCGACGCAGGCGATCGTATTCTCCGGCATCAACAGCAGCGCCGACTACGTGAAGCTGTCCGCGCAACTTCAGCGCATGTCGGTGGTGCGCGGCATCCGTCCGGTCCGGGCGACGCCGCTGGGGCTGGAAGTGCAGCTCGATCTGCTCACCGGCCTGACCGGCTTCCGCCGCATGGCCGACGAGAACGTGTTCGTGGAAGCCGACGGCAACATCGAGGGCGTCACGCCCGTGTTCCATCTGCGTTGA